One genomic region from Jiangella sp. DSM 45060 encodes:
- a CDS encoding carbohydrate kinase family protein, with the protein MIGSDPAGRRPAVVCAGLIVADTFVPPLPRLPVPGELLATDDFLLGAGGCAANTAATLARLDVPVALVATAGADRLGDWLRADLAARGVDVTRVAASSRLATSQTVILPVTGEDRRYVHTAGANAELSVADIAAAAGGARALVVGGFLALPGVRSPELAELFATARAAGVRTILDVVVPSGAADPARDLRPVLPHVDCFLPNQDEAAALTGEDAPARQAEVLLGWGCASLVITRGAAGALFANARGSFQVRPPAVDVVDASGSGDAFTAGLVAGMLAGWDAERQVRFAAAVGASACRGLGCHTTIATRDEALAALHGTELVAGHTRH; encoded by the coding sequence ATGATCGGCAGCGATCCCGCCGGCCGTCGTCCGGCCGTCGTCTGCGCAGGGCTGATCGTCGCCGACACGTTCGTCCCGCCGCTCCCGCGGCTGCCGGTCCCCGGCGAGCTGCTGGCGACGGACGACTTCCTGCTCGGCGCCGGTGGCTGCGCGGCCAACACCGCGGCGACCCTGGCCCGGCTGGACGTGCCGGTCGCGCTCGTGGCGACGGCGGGCGCCGACCGGCTGGGGGACTGGCTGCGCGCCGACCTCGCGGCGCGCGGCGTGGACGTCACGCGGGTGGCGGCCTCGTCGCGGCTGGCCACCTCCCAGACGGTGATCCTGCCGGTGACCGGCGAGGACCGCCGCTACGTCCACACCGCGGGCGCGAACGCGGAGCTGTCCGTCGCTGACATCGCCGCCGCGGCCGGAGGCGCACGCGCGCTCGTCGTGGGCGGCTTCCTCGCACTGCCGGGCGTGCGCTCGCCGGAGCTGGCCGAGCTGTTCGCCACGGCGCGCGCCGCGGGCGTCCGCACGATCCTCGACGTCGTCGTGCCGAGCGGCGCCGCGGACCCCGCCCGCGACCTGCGGCCCGTGCTGCCGCACGTCGACTGCTTCCTGCCCAACCAGGACGAGGCGGCCGCGCTCACCGGCGAGGACGCGCCGGCCCGGCAGGCCGAGGTGCTGCTCGGCTGGGGCTGCGCCTCGTTGGTCATCACCCGCGGCGCGGCCGGCGCGCTGTTCGCCAACGCCCGCGGCTCGTTCCAGGTCCGGCCGCCCGCCGTCGACGTGGTAGACGCATCCGGCTCCGGCGACGCGTTCACCGCCGGGCTGGTCGCCGGGATGCTCGCGGGCTGGGATGCCGAACGGCAGGTGCGCTTCGCCGCCGCGGTGGGTGCCTCCGCCTGCCGCGGGCTGGGCTGCCACACCACCATCGCCACCCGGGACGAGGCGCTCGCCGCGCTCCACGGGACCGAACTCGTGGCCGGACACACCCGCCACTGA
- a CDS encoding sugar-binding transcriptional regulator, with protein MTESPPDALTPSVELLTRVASLYHLEGMTQEEIAAKLGLSRPKVGRLLKQARDIGIVEITVHVHPSLAMPLESELSARFGLRVIVAGDQPDETAQRAQVGKAAATALDRLLIDGATVTVGMGRNVKAVSEQAAGLRQRPCTVISGIGGSAQVGDGLNSNDIATRLADALGGRFEGVYAPAYVESTQLRDTFLGHADIGRTLSRASHADIAVVGIGDAVPDSLVVRLGCISAEEMARLREDGAVGDILGHFVNAEGAPIAEWIEQRVVGLTRDDLRKIPQVIAVASEATKAPAILGAVRSGLIGTLVISVTTARGLLAAAQAHTP; from the coding sequence GTGACCGAATCGCCGCCCGACGCGCTGACGCCGTCCGTGGAGCTGCTGACCCGCGTCGCGTCGCTCTACCACCTGGAGGGGATGACCCAAGAGGAGATCGCCGCGAAGCTGGGGCTGTCCCGGCCCAAGGTGGGACGGCTGCTCAAGCAGGCGCGCGACATCGGCATCGTCGAGATCACCGTCCACGTGCACCCCTCGCTGGCGATGCCGCTGGAGAGCGAGCTGAGCGCGCGGTTCGGCCTGCGCGTCATCGTCGCCGGAGACCAGCCCGACGAGACCGCACAGCGCGCGCAGGTGGGCAAGGCGGCCGCGACTGCGCTCGATCGTCTGCTCATCGACGGCGCAACCGTCACGGTCGGCATGGGCCGCAACGTCAAGGCGGTCAGCGAGCAGGCCGCCGGGCTACGTCAGCGCCCCTGCACCGTGATCAGCGGCATCGGCGGATCGGCGCAGGTCGGCGACGGCCTGAACTCCAACGACATCGCCACCCGGCTCGCCGACGCCCTCGGCGGCCGGTTCGAGGGCGTCTACGCCCCCGCGTACGTCGAGAGCACACAACTGCGCGACACGTTCCTGGGCCATGCCGACATCGGCCGCACGCTGTCGCGGGCGAGCCACGCCGACATCGCCGTCGTCGGTATCGGTGACGCCGTCCCCGACTCCCTCGTCGTGCGCCTCGGCTGCATCTCGGCCGAAGAGATGGCCCGGCTGCGCGAGGACGGCGCGGTCGGCGACATCCTGGGCCACTTCGTCAACGCCGAGGGCGCCCCCATCGCCGAGTGGATCGAGCAGCGCGTCGTCGGACTCACCCGCGATGACCTGCGCAAGATCCCGCAGGTCATCGCGGTCGCGTCGGAGGCGACCAAGGCGCCGGCCATCCTCGGAGCGGTGCGCTCCGGGCTGATCGGCACCCTGGTCATCTCCGTCACCACGGCGCGCGGCCTGCTCGCCGCCGCCCAGGCGCACACCCCCTAA